One region of Glycine max cultivar Williams 82 chromosome 9, Glycine_max_v4.0, whole genome shotgun sequence genomic DNA includes:
- the LOC100804088 gene encoding uncharacterized protein, with protein MALRYFCTTNISTQHHHHASVITLVSSSLSLTSTRMQNSIPAARNSKNKFITAENVKSLVSTVVLPSISSTPLESLHRGNWVKLICGASFEDVVDIRNLSLVYTLAGVDCIDCAADASVLSAVNEGIEAARDIVCLRRPWVMISVNDDKDLHFRKAEFDPEDCPADCSRPCENVCPANAITFQGKSTSVISHNTEAPRVLKDGVITERCYGCGRCLPVCPYDKIREVTYVRDAITTADLIKRNDVDAMEIHTSGRQSTLFKELWSALGESVGYLKLIAVSLPNGGDSTISSMNKMFSIMKPNLQSFNLWQLDGRPMSGDIGRGATKESIAFAVQLAKAKERPPGFLQLAGGTNAHTIDGLKKEGLFQTTISEYLHDDTSTTSSSDSSHALISGIAYGGYARKIVGRILRSMQSQHGAAASIEEHPQHLLMALKEALALVGPIKCL; from the exons ATGGCTCTCAGATATTTCTGCACTACAAATATTTCAacccaacatcatcatcatgctTCTGTTATaactcttgtttcttcttctctttctctaacAAGCACACGCATGCAGAATTCCATACCTGCTGCGAGAAACAGCAAGAACAAGTTTATTACTGCTGAGAACGTGAAGAGCCTCGTTAGCACGGTCGTGCTTCCTTCCATTTCATCCACTCCACTCGAGTCTCTCCACAGAGGCAACTGGGTCAAGCTCATTTGTGGTGCAAGCTTTGAG gaTGTTGTTGATATCAGAAATCTCAGTCTGGTTTACACTCTTGCTGGAG TTGACTGCATTGACTGTGCTGCTGATGCATCGGTTCTTAGTGCTGTGAATGAAGGAATTGAAGCTGCAAGAGATATTGTATGCCTTAGAAGGCCCTGGGTGATGATCAGTGTCAATGATGATAAAGATCTTCATTTTCGTAAGGCTG AATTTGATCCAGAAGACTGTCCAGCAGACTGTTCACGGCCTTGTGAAAATGTGTGCCCTGCTAATGCAATAACATTCCAAGGGAAATCTACTTCAGTAATTTCACATAACACTGAAGCACCAAGAGTACTGAAG GATGGAGTCATAACAGAACGTTGCTATGGCTGTGGTCGCTGTCTTCCAGTTTGCCCCTACGATAAAATAA GAGAGGTAACATATGTAAGAGATGCTATTACAACTGCTGATCTCATCAAGAGAAATGATGTTGATGCTATGGAGATTCATACAAGTGGAag ACAGAGTACTTTGTTCAAAGAACTCTGGAGTGCTCTAGGAGAATCAGTAGGATATTTGAAGCTCATAGCT GTTAGCTTACCAAACGGTGGTGATTCAACAATATCCTCTATGAACAAAATGTTCTCTATTATGAAACCCAATCTTCAAAGCTTCAACTTATGGCAG TTAGATGGTCGTCCTATGAGTGGAGATATTGGGCGAGGAGCAACTAAGGAATCAATTGCCTTTGCTGTTCAATTGGCTAAAGCAAAAGAAAGACCTCCTG GTTTTCTTCAACTTGCTGGTGGAACTAACGCTCACACAATTGATGGGTTGAAAAAAGAGGGACTCTTTCAAACAACTATTTCTG AATACTTACATGATGATACGTCAACAACAAGCTCATCTGATTCATCACATGCTTTAATTAGCGGCATTGCTTATGGTGGCTACGCACGGAAG attGTTGGAAGAATATTGAGATCAATGCAATCCCAACATGGTGCAGCTGCTTCAATTGAGGAACATCCCCAGCATCTCTTGATGGCTCTTAAGGAAGCACTTGCATTGGTGGGGCCTATTAAATGTCTATGA